One stretch of Pseudomonas sp. NC02 DNA includes these proteins:
- a CDS encoding Lon protease family protein, whose amino-acid sequence MPDPVAASLRLAPEALTRPFSAEQFSFSTTNDLEPFRGVLGQERAVEALQFGVAMPRPGYNVFVMGEPGTGRFSFVKRYLKAEGKRLQTPADWVYVNNFDEPREPRALELPAGGAAAFISDINGLIDNLVATFPAVFEHPTYQQRKSAIDRAFNQRYDRALDVIERLALEKDVALYRDSTNIAFTPMLDGKALDEAEFSQLPEADRERFHTDISELEERLNEELASLPQWKRESNNQMRQFNEETITLALQPLLAPLSEKYAENAAVCGYLQAMQVYLLKTVVEQLVDDAKTDAQARKLLEEQYCPSLVVGHPINGGAPVVFEPHPTYDNLFGRIEYSTDQGALYTTYRQLRPGALHRANGGFLILEAEKMLSEPFVWDALKRALQSRKLKMESPLGELGRLATVTLNPQVIPLQLKVIIIGSRQLYYALQDADPDFQEMFRVLVDFDEDIPMVDESLEQFAQLLKTRTSEEGMAPLTSDAVARLATYSARLAENQGRLSARIGDLFQLVSEADFIRHLAGDERTDSGHIERALKAKATRTGRVSARILDDMLAGVILIDTAGAAVGKCNGLTVLEVGDSAFGVPARISATVYPGGSGIVDIEREVNLGQPIHSKGVMILTGYLGSRYAQEFPLAISASIALEQSYGYVDGDSASLGEACTLISALSKTPLKQCFAITGSINQFGEVQAVGGVNEKIEGFFRLCEARGLTGEQGAIIPQANVATLMLDEKVLQAVRQGQFHVYAVRQADEALSLLVGEPAGSPDEEGQFPEGSVNARVVERLRAIAEMISEDDLKEAEKELAQEALAETKPV is encoded by the coding sequence ACGTGCGGTCGAAGCCTTGCAGTTTGGTGTGGCAATGCCACGCCCCGGTTACAACGTATTTGTGATGGGCGAGCCCGGTACCGGGCGCTTTTCGTTCGTCAAACGCTACCTCAAGGCCGAAGGCAAGCGCCTGCAGACCCCGGCCGACTGGGTCTACGTCAATAATTTCGATGAGCCTCGCGAACCCCGCGCGCTGGAACTGCCTGCGGGTGGTGCTGCCGCGTTCATCTCCGATATCAACGGCCTGATCGACAACCTGGTCGCGACCTTCCCGGCGGTGTTTGAACACCCGACGTATCAACAGCGCAAAAGCGCCATCGACCGTGCCTTCAACCAGCGTTACGACCGTGCCCTGGACGTCATCGAGCGCCTGGCCCTGGAAAAAGACGTGGCGCTGTACCGTGACAGCACCAACATTGCGTTTACCCCGATGCTCGACGGCAAGGCCCTGGACGAGGCCGAGTTCTCGCAGTTGCCCGAAGCCGACCGCGAGCGTTTCCACACCGATATTTCCGAACTGGAAGAACGCCTCAACGAAGAACTCGCCAGCCTGCCCCAGTGGAAGCGCGAGTCCAATAACCAGATGCGCCAGTTCAACGAAGAAACCATCACGCTGGCCTTGCAGCCACTGCTGGCGCCGTTGTCCGAAAAATATGCGGAGAACGCGGCCGTCTGCGGCTACTTGCAGGCGATGCAGGTCTACCTGCTGAAAACCGTGGTCGAGCAGTTGGTGGACGACGCGAAAACCGACGCCCAGGCCCGCAAGTTGCTGGAAGAACAGTACTGCCCGAGCCTGGTGGTGGGGCATCCGATCAACGGTGGCGCGCCGGTGGTCTTCGAGCCGCATCCGACCTACGACAACCTGTTCGGTCGTATTGAATACAGCACCGACCAGGGCGCGCTCTACACCACCTATCGCCAATTGCGCCCGGGTGCGCTGCATCGTGCCAACGGTGGTTTCCTGATCCTTGAAGCCGAGAAGATGCTCAGCGAGCCGTTTGTATGGGACGCCCTCAAGCGTGCCCTGCAATCGCGCAAGCTGAAGATGGAATCACCGCTGGGCGAACTGGGTCGCCTGGCCACGGTGACCCTCAACCCGCAAGTGATCCCGTTGCAGCTCAAGGTGATCATCATCGGCTCCCGCCAGTTGTACTACGCGTTGCAAGACGCGGATCCGGACTTCCAGGAGATGTTCCGGGTACTGGTGGATTTTGACGAAGACATCCCGATGGTGGATGAAAGCCTGGAGCAGTTCGCCCAGTTGCTGAAAACCCGCACCTCGGAAGAAGGCATGGCGCCGTTGACCTCCGATGCGGTGGCGCGGCTGGCGACCTACAGCGCGCGGTTGGCGGAGAACCAGGGCCGCTTGTCGGCGCGTATCGGTGATTTGTTCCAGCTGGTCAGCGAGGCGGACTTCATTCGTCACCTGGCCGGTGATGAGCGCACCGACTCCGGGCACATCGAGCGCGCACTCAAGGCCAAGGCCACGCGCACCGGGCGGGTGTCGGCGCGGATTCTCGACGACATGCTCGCCGGAGTGATCCTGATCGACACCGCCGGCGCGGCGGTGGGCAAGTGCAACGGGCTGACGGTGCTGGAGGTGGGTGACTCGGCGTTTGGTGTGCCGGCGCGGATTTCTGCCACGGTGTACCCGGGCGGCAGCGGCATCGTCGATATCGAGCGTGAAGTTAACCTCGGCCAGCCGATTCACTCCAAGGGCGTGATGATCCTCACCGGTTACCTGGGCAGCCGTTATGCCCAGGAATTCCCGTTGGCGATCTCGGCGAGTATCGCCCTTGAGCAGTCCTACGGCTATGTCGACGGCGACAGCGCGTCCCTGGGCGAAGCCTGCACCTTGATCTCGGCCCTGTCGAAGACGCCGCTCAAGCAGTGCTTTGCCATCACCGGCTCGATCAACCAGTTTGGTGAGGTGCAGGCGGTCGGCGGGGTCAACGAGAAGATCGAAGGTTTCTTCCGTCTTTGCGAGGCCCGCGGGCTGACCGGCGAGCAGGGGGCGATCATTCCCCAGGCCAACGTCGCGACACTGATGCTCGATGAGAAGGTGTTGCAGGCCGTGCGGCAGGGGCAATTCCACGTCTATGCCGTGCGTCAGGCCGACGAGGCCTTGAGCCTGCTGGTGGGTGAGCCTGCGGGTTCGCCCGACGAGGAGGGGCAGTTCCCCGAAGGCAGCGTCAATGCGCGGGTGGTGGAGCGTCTGCGGGCGATCGCCGAGATGATCAGTGAAGATGACCTGAAGGAAGCCGAGAAGGAGTTGGCGCAGGAAGCACTGGCTGAGACCAAGCCGGTGTAA